One region of Oryza sativa Japonica Group chromosome 5, ASM3414082v1 genomic DNA includes:
- the LOC4338902 gene encoding protein S-acyltransferase 8, whose protein sequence is MAQPQKRVYEAWKGNNRFLFGGRLIFGPDAKSLLVSVSLIVVPVLVFCVFVARHLRHQFSTYNAGYAIPAVAVLFMIYVLTLLFITSAQDPGIVPRASHPPEEEFAYGNPLNGGTPGRLQFPRVKEIMVNGMLVKVKYCDTCMIYRPPRCSHCSICNNCVERFDHHCPWVGQCIGQRNYRFFFLFVSSSTLLCIYVFAMSALYIKFLMEEGYPTVWKALKHSPASLVLMIYCFIALWFVGGLTGFHSYLICTNQTTYENFRYRSDNRPNVYDQGCLNNCLGVFCSKTKPSKHKFRAYVQEEVRAPVVNFGRQMEEEPAGGPRAKVEDDLEIGSDLLQISQRRNYGDVDLEMGSQDCSEMEGIPNAKLAIGSESQIPAIGSEVRVRHSSWDRRSGNWDMSLDVIGRSASDVIRRSASGHEAAPPFQTETH, encoded by the exons ATGGCGCAGCCGCAGAAGCGAGTCTACGAAGCTTGGAAAGGGAATAAT AGGTTCTTGTTTGGTGGGAGGTTGATATTCGGACCCGATGCCAAGTCCCTGCTCGTCTCTGTTTCGCTCATCGTGGTGCCTGTTCTCGTCTTCTGCGTGTTCGTTGCGCGGCATCTCCGGCATCAGTTCTCCACCTACAACGCAGGATATGCGATTCCTGCGGTTGCAGTACTCTTCATGATCTAT GTACTTACCTTGTTGTTCATCACCTCAGCTCAGGATCCTGGCATTGTGCCTCGCGCATCGCATCCACCGGAGGAAGAGTTTGCCTATGGCAATCCATTGAACGGGGGCACACCAGGCAGGCTGCAATTTCCCCGTGTAAAAGAAATAATGGTTAATGGGATGCTTGTGAAAGTAAAGTATTGTGACACCTGCATGATTTACCGGCCCCCTCGGTGTTCGCACTGTTCAATATGCAACAATTGTGTCGAGCGCTTTGATCATCATTGCCCTTGGGTTGGACAATGCATTGGACAG CGCAATTATCGATTCTTTTTCCTGTTTGTTTCCTCCTCGACTCTTCTTTGCATTTATGTATTTGCAATGTCGGCGTTATACATCAAGTTCCTCATGGAGGAGGGCTATCCTACAGTGTGGAAGGCTTTGAAACACTCTCCAGCATCTTTGGTGCTTATGATATACTGTTTCATCGCCCTCTGGTTTGTTGGTGGACTCACTGGATTTCATTCATATCTCATTTGCACTAACCAG ACCACATACGAGAACTTTCGATACAGATCAGACAACAGGCCTAATGTCTATGATCAAGGATGTCTGAATAATTGCTTAGGAGTCTTCTGTAGTAAGACAAAACCTTCAAAACACAAATTCAGAGCCTATGTACAAGAGGAAGTACGAGCTCCAGTAGTTAACTTTGGCAGGCAGATGGAAGAAGAGCCAGCTGGTGGCCCTCGGGCAAAAGTAGAAGATGATCTTGAGATCGGTAGTGATCTCCTGCAGATCTCTCAGCGGCGCAACTATGGGGATGTTGATCTTGAAATGGGAAGTCAGGACTGCAGTGAGATGGAAGGCATTCCCAACGCCAAACTTGCGATAGGTTCTGAATCGCAGATTCCTGCAATCGGAAGTGAGGTACGAGTGCGGCACTCGAGCTGGGATCGTAGAAGTGGGAATTGGGACATGTCATTAGATGTAATTGGAAGAAGTGCATCAGATGTAATTAGAAGAAGTGCTTCTGGCCATGAGGCTGCACCTCCATTTCAAACAGAAACTCACTAG